From a single Spongiibacter taiwanensis genomic region:
- a CDS encoding HlyC/CorC family transporter, with protein MSEDRSSTDPSEKSWIEKIAHAFSSEPKTREDLLEMLAVAKQNEVIDDDAVSIVEGAMHISDMQAREIMVPRPQMVVVKINQPLSELLPIIVDTGHSRYPVIGDTLDDVHGILLSKDLLPLLWQKDKGEEIDLSTIIRPATLVPESKRLNVLLRDFREKRNHMAVVIDEYGGAAGLITIEDILEQIVGDIEDEYDEDDDLPIRKIADNDYVVQALTPIEDFNEYFKAQLSDEEFDTIGGLLLKAFGHLPSRNETTRLDDFEFKVVNADNRQIHLLRMRHNRHEVN; from the coding sequence ATGAGTGAAGATCGATCTAGCACCGATCCAAGTGAAAAGTCTTGGATCGAAAAAATTGCCCATGCTTTTTCATCTGAACCCAAAACCCGAGAAGACCTGCTGGAAATGCTGGCCGTGGCCAAGCAGAACGAGGTTATCGACGACGATGCGGTAAGCATTGTCGAGGGCGCCATGCATATCAGCGATATGCAGGCCCGGGAAATCATGGTGCCCCGCCCGCAAATGGTGGTGGTCAAAATCAATCAGCCCCTCAGCGAGCTGCTGCCAATCATTGTCGACACCGGCCATTCCCGCTACCCCGTGATTGGCGACACCCTCGATGATGTGCACGGCATATTGCTCTCCAAAGACCTGCTGCCGCTGCTGTGGCAGAAAGACAAGGGCGAAGAAATCGACCTCAGCACCATCATCCGTCCCGCCACCCTGGTACCCGAGAGCAAGCGACTCAATGTGCTGCTGCGGGATTTTCGGGAGAAGCGCAACCACATGGCGGTGGTCATCGACGAGTACGGCGGCGCAGCGGGACTGATCACCATTGAGGACATCCTCGAGCAGATCGTCGGCGACATCGAAGACGAATACGACGAGGACGACGATCTGCCCATTCGCAAGATCGCCGACAACGACTACGTGGTGCAAGCCCTCACACCCATCGAAGACTTCAACGAGTACTTCAAGGCACAGCTCAGCGATGAGGAGTTCGACACCATTGGTGGCCTGCTGCTCAAAGCCTTTGGGCACCTGCCATCGCGCAATGAAACCACTCGCCTGGATGACTTTGAATTCAAGGTGGTGAATGCCGACAACCGGCAGATACACTTGCTGCGGATGCGCCACAACCGCCACGAGGTCAACTGA
- a CDS encoding FMN-binding glutamate synthase family protein, producing MDTLQRIASGFIEYSALSLLVAFGVGIAYIAYLYVRDVTQTQHAVRRNYPVIGRFRYLFEHLGEFFRQYFFAMDREELPFNRSQRAWVYRAAKNLDNTIAFGSTRPLNQSNEVLFMNCLFPTLSQDVVPTHAVTIGQDYARHPYTSSAIFHISGMSYGAISKPAIRALTVGAKEAGIWLNTGEGGLSPYHLEGGCDLVFQIGTAKYGVRDSEGHLSDEKLRSIARHEQVRMFEIKLSQGAKPGKGGILPGGKVTAEVASIRGIKEGKDSISPNGHTDIHNIDDLLDMIARIREVTGKPVGFKVVVGFSEWLDELLGRVHQRGQQFAPDFITIDSADGGTGAAPQSLMDYVGLPLRRSLPLVVDKLNEYNLRNRIKVIASGKMINPAEAAWALCVGADFIVSARGFMFALGCIQALQCNKNTCPTGVTTHDPELQRGLVPADKAKRVKNYALNLMHEVGVIAHSCGVKEARSLSRKHVYLIDARGVPEPLTDRYPDMPSKPEYIIASTRQQTASDSVTG from the coding sequence ATGGACACCCTCCAACGCATCGCCAGCGGTTTTATCGAATACAGCGCGCTCAGTCTGTTGGTGGCCTTTGGCGTGGGTATCGCCTACATCGCCTACTTGTATGTCCGCGACGTTACCCAAACCCAGCATGCCGTGCGCCGCAACTACCCGGTCATCGGTCGCTTTCGCTACCTGTTTGAACATCTCGGCGAGTTTTTCCGCCAGTATTTCTTTGCCATGGACCGGGAGGAGCTGCCCTTCAATCGGTCCCAGCGGGCCTGGGTATACCGGGCGGCCAAAAACCTCGACAACACCATTGCCTTTGGCTCCACCCGGCCACTCAATCAGAGCAATGAAGTGCTGTTTATGAACTGTCTCTTTCCAACACTGAGTCAGGACGTCGTGCCAACCCATGCCGTTACCATCGGACAGGATTACGCCCGCCACCCCTACACCAGCTCCGCCATTTTCCATATTTCCGGCATGAGTTACGGCGCCATATCCAAGCCCGCCATTCGTGCGCTGACGGTTGGCGCCAAAGAGGCCGGCATCTGGTTGAATACCGGGGAAGGGGGCTTATCGCCTTACCACCTGGAGGGCGGCTGCGACCTGGTATTTCAGATTGGCACCGCAAAATACGGGGTGCGCGACAGTGAGGGGCACCTCAGCGATGAGAAGCTACGCAGCATCGCCCGCCACGAGCAAGTGCGCATGTTTGAAATCAAACTCAGTCAGGGAGCCAAGCCTGGCAAAGGCGGCATTTTGCCAGGCGGCAAAGTGACCGCAGAAGTCGCCAGCATTCGCGGTATTAAGGAGGGCAAAGACTCCATCAGCCCCAACGGCCATACCGATATCCATAATATCGATGACTTGTTGGACATGATCGCGCGCATCCGAGAAGTCACTGGCAAGCCGGTTGGATTCAAAGTGGTGGTCGGTTTCTCCGAGTGGCTCGATGAATTGCTCGGCCGGGTTCACCAGCGCGGCCAGCAATTCGCCCCCGACTTTATCACCATCGACAGCGCCGACGGCGGCACCGGCGCCGCACCCCAGAGCCTGATGGATTACGTTGGCCTGCCGCTGCGTCGCAGCCTGCCCCTGGTGGTCGATAAGCTCAATGAATACAACCTGCGCAACCGCATCAAGGTGATCGCCTCCGGTAAAATGATCAATCCCGCCGAAGCGGCCTGGGCACTGTGTGTTGGCGCCGATTTTATTGTCAGCGCCCGGGGCTTTATGTTTGCCCTCGGCTGCATCCAGGCCCTGCAATGCAATAAGAACACCTGCCCCACCGGGGTCACCACCCACGACCCGGAGCTGCAGCGAGGCCTGGTGCCCGCAGACAAGGCCAAGCGTGTGAAGAACTATGCCTTGAACTTAATGCACGAGGTTGGGGTGATTGCCCACTCCTGCGGGGTCAAGGAAGCCCGCTCCCTGAGCCGCAAGCACGTGTATTTGATCGATGCCCGAGGCGTACCGGAGCCGCTCACCGACCGCTACCCCGACATGCCGTCTAAACCGGAATACATTATCGCCAGCACCCGGCAGCAAACCGCCTCTGACAGCGTTACCGGCTAA
- the lnt gene encoding apolipoprotein N-acyltransferase, which yields MVRRIAPYLLAALSGALLPLALAPFHLWWMAVISLGVLAYLLRHVAPRQGALLGWAHGSGSFLVGVSWIYIAIHDFGYYSVGLSVLMTAAFCIAMGLLPGVMGYGYCRWVRDGLGGHVLGFAAVWLLVEWLRSWVLTGFPWLLAGYAMIDTPVAGWAPVIGVFGLTFWVALAGGALAGLASHWRRGLPPFIASLALAGLGLSLQQQQWTQPADKAPLTVGLVQSNISQDKKWQDAEFWATLEFYDVASQPLWGSTDLVIWPEAAVPALYHHAIPYFDYIRDLADKAGGALITGVPTRNGDDLYNSVMVISGGEGIYNKQRLVPFGEYVPLRQFMGTLISIFDLPLSSFSRGKPDQPHLDVKGWQLAGSICYEIVYPDLIARGAEGADILFTISNDGWFGDSIGPSQHMQMAQMRALENGRELIRVTSTGITGLIDHRGQITHRLPSFTQGTLVETVQARVGTTPFTRFGSAPILILAALTAALATLTRRQTSP from the coding sequence TTGGTCCGTCGAATCGCTCCCTACCTGCTCGCCGCACTATCCGGCGCCCTGCTCCCACTGGCCCTCGCCCCCTTTCACCTGTGGTGGATGGCCGTCATATCACTGGGCGTGCTGGCCTATTTGCTGCGCCACGTTGCGCCCCGCCAGGGCGCCCTGCTCGGCTGGGCCCACGGCAGCGGCAGCTTTCTGGTGGGGGTCTCCTGGATTTACATTGCCATCCACGATTTCGGCTATTACTCGGTCGGCCTGTCGGTATTGATGACAGCGGCATTCTGTATTGCCATGGGCCTGCTGCCGGGGGTCATGGGCTACGGGTATTGCCGCTGGGTCCGCGATGGTCTGGGCGGGCACGTCCTGGGCTTTGCGGCAGTCTGGTTACTGGTGGAATGGCTGCGCAGCTGGGTGCTAACGGGCTTTCCGTGGCTGTTGGCAGGCTATGCCATGATCGATACCCCAGTGGCCGGCTGGGCGCCGGTGATCGGGGTATTCGGCTTGACGTTCTGGGTCGCCCTTGCCGGCGGCGCATTGGCCGGACTGGCAAGCCATTGGCGCCGCGGTCTGCCACCCTTCATTGCCAGCCTGGCACTCGCCGGTCTCGGTCTGTCGCTGCAGCAACAGCAGTGGACTCAGCCCGCTGACAAAGCCCCCCTCACTGTCGGCCTGGTGCAATCAAATATTTCCCAGGACAAAAAATGGCAGGACGCCGAATTCTGGGCGACCCTGGAATTTTACGATGTGGCGTCCCAGCCCCTGTGGGGCAGTACGGACCTGGTCATCTGGCCCGAGGCCGCCGTGCCGGCGCTGTATCACCACGCCATTCCCTACTTCGACTACATTCGGGACCTGGCAGACAAAGCAGGCGGGGCACTGATTACCGGCGTGCCGACTCGTAACGGCGATGATTTGTATAACTCGGTGATGGTGATCAGTGGTGGCGAGGGCATCTACAACAAACAGCGTCTGGTGCCCTTCGGCGAGTACGTTCCCCTCCGCCAGTTCATGGGCACGCTGATCAGTATTTTCGACCTGCCCTTGTCCAGTTTCAGCCGCGGTAAGCCAGATCAACCGCACCTGGACGTGAAAGGCTGGCAACTCGCCGGTTCAATTTGCTATGAAATAGTCTACCCCGACCTGATTGCTCGCGGAGCCGAGGGCGCTGACATCCTCTTCACTATCAGCAACGACGGCTGGTTTGGCGACTCCATCGGCCCGAGCCAGCACATGCAAATGGCGCAGATGCGGGCCCTGGAAAACGGCCGCGAACTGATTCGGGTAACCAGCACCGGCATCACCGGCCTGATTGATCACCGCGGCCAGATCACCCACCGCCTGCCCAGTTTTACCCAAGGCACCCTGGTGGAAACCGTGCAGGCCCGGGTCGGCACCACACCCTTTACCCGTTTTGGCTCAGCGCCAATATTGATCCTGGCCGCCCTCACCGCGGCACTGGCCACCTTGACCCGCAGGCAAACTTCGCCCTGA
- the leuS gene encoding leucine--tRNA ligase, translating to MDQHYAPREIEAQAQAFWAEQQSFAAIEDFSKEKYYCLAMFPYPSGKLHMGHVRNYSIADVISRYQRMLGKNVLQPMGWDAFGLPAENAAVKNNTAPAKWTVENIAYMRDQLKQLGFAYDWNRELATCKPDYYRWEQWFFTRLYEKGMVYKKTSAVNWCPVDETVLANEQVIDGCCWRCDTVVQRKEIPQWFIKITDYADQLLADLDQLDGWPEQVKTMQRNWIGRSQGVQMRFDLEAPVAGMDHFEVYTTRPDTLMGVTYVSLAAEHPISLELAKGNAELAAFIEQCKSSSVAEADMATMEKKGMAAGIEAIHPITGKTVPVWIANYVLMDYGSGAVMAVPAHDQRDFEFAQKYNLEIKQVIAPADGAAIDLATEAFTDKGVLVNSSQFDGLDFDGAFNAIAEALASQNKGRVTTNYRLRDWGVSRQRYWGAPIPMFNLPEGGEIPVPAAKLPILLPEDVQMDGVQSPIKADPEWRKDELNGEAVERETDTFDTFMESSWYYARFTCPDFEEGMLDSERANYWLPVDQYVGGIEHAILHLLYARFFHKLMRDEGLVNTDEPFKQLLCQGMVLKDGAKMSKSKGNTVDPQALIEEYGADTVRLFIMFAAPPEQSLEWSDSAVEGAHRFLKRLWKLVATHLEAGSVAALDTTQLSKADADLRRKTHETIAKVSDDYGRRLTFNTAIAAVMELVNEISRFDGDSDQSNAVVREAIEAAVVLLAPIVPHICHRLWAELGHSDAVIDAPWPAVDDAALVRNTIEMAVQVNGKLRGTIEVAADADAESIKALARSQENVQRFIDGLTIRKEIVVPKKLVNIVAN from the coding sequence ATGGATCAGCACTACGCCCCGCGCGAGATCGAGGCCCAAGCCCAGGCATTCTGGGCCGAGCAACAAAGCTTTGCCGCCATTGAGGACTTCAGCAAAGAGAAGTACTACTGCCTGGCCATGTTCCCCTACCCCAGCGGCAAGCTGCATATGGGCCATGTGCGCAACTACTCCATTGCCGATGTGATCTCCCGCTACCAGCGCATGCTGGGCAAAAATGTGCTGCAGCCCATGGGTTGGGACGCCTTCGGCCTGCCCGCCGAAAATGCCGCGGTTAAAAACAACACCGCCCCGGCCAAATGGACGGTGGAAAATATCGCCTACATGCGCGACCAGCTCAAACAGTTGGGCTTTGCCTACGACTGGAACCGGGAGCTGGCCACCTGCAAGCCCGATTACTATCGCTGGGAGCAGTGGTTCTTCACCCGCCTGTACGAGAAAGGCATGGTCTACAAAAAGACCTCGGCGGTGAACTGGTGCCCGGTGGACGAAACCGTACTGGCCAACGAGCAGGTTATCGACGGCTGCTGCTGGCGCTGCGACACCGTGGTTCAGCGCAAAGAGATTCCCCAGTGGTTTATCAAAATCACTGACTACGCCGACCAGTTGTTGGCGGATCTGGATCAGCTGGACGGCTGGCCCGAGCAGGTCAAAACCATGCAGCGCAACTGGATCGGCCGCTCCCAGGGCGTGCAGATGCGCTTCGACCTGGAAGCGCCGGTGGCCGGCATGGACCACTTCGAGGTTTACACCACTCGCCCCGACACCCTGATGGGTGTCACCTACGTCAGCCTGGCGGCCGAACACCCCATCAGTCTGGAATTGGCGAAAGGCAATGCTGAGCTGGCCGCCTTTATCGAGCAGTGCAAATCCAGCTCCGTGGCCGAGGCTGATATGGCCACCATGGAAAAGAAAGGCATGGCCGCTGGCATTGAGGCCATTCACCCGATTACCGGCAAGACCGTGCCGGTATGGATCGCCAACTATGTATTAATGGACTACGGCTCTGGGGCTGTCATGGCGGTGCCCGCCCACGACCAACGGGACTTTGAATTCGCCCAGAAATACAACCTGGAAATCAAACAGGTGATCGCCCCCGCCGACGGCGCCGCGATCGATCTGGCTACCGAAGCCTTTACTGACAAAGGCGTGCTGGTGAATTCCAGCCAGTTCGACGGCCTGGATTTTGACGGCGCCTTCAACGCCATTGCCGAAGCACTGGCCAGCCAGAACAAGGGCCGGGTGACTACCAACTACCGCCTGCGAGACTGGGGTGTCTCCCGTCAGCGTTACTGGGGCGCGCCGATCCCCATGTTCAATCTGCCCGAAGGCGGCGAGATTCCGGTGCCCGCCGCCAAGCTGCCCATTCTGTTGCCCGAAGATGTGCAGATGGACGGCGTCCAGTCGCCCATCAAGGCCGACCCTGAGTGGCGCAAAGACGAGTTGAACGGTGAAGCGGTAGAGCGGGAAACGGATACCTTCGACACCTTTATGGAGTCATCCTGGTATTACGCCCGCTTTACCTGCCCCGACTTTGAAGAGGGCATGCTGGACAGCGAACGGGCCAACTACTGGCTGCCAGTGGACCAGTATGTGGGCGGCATTGAGCACGCCATTCTTCACCTGTTATACGCCCGCTTCTTCCACAAATTGATGCGGGATGAGGGCCTGGTCAACACCGACGAGCCCTTCAAGCAGCTGCTGTGTCAGGGCATGGTGCTCAAAGACGGCGCCAAAATGTCCAAGTCCAAGGGCAACACGGTTGACCCCCAGGCCTTGATTGAAGAATACGGCGCCGACACCGTGCGCCTGTTTATTATGTTTGCTGCGCCGCCAGAGCAATCGCTGGAATGGTCCGACAGCGCCGTGGAAGGCGCCCACCGCTTCCTTAAACGCTTGTGGAAACTGGTCGCCACCCATCTTGAGGCGGGCAGCGTCGCCGCGCTGGACACTACCCAGTTGAGTAAGGCTGATGCCGATCTGCGCCGCAAAACCCACGAGACCATTGCCAAGGTCAGCGATGACTACGGCCGCCGCCTGACCTTCAACACCGCCATTGCCGCGGTGATGGAACTGGTGAACGAGATCTCCCGTTTTGACGGCGACAGCGATCAGAGCAATGCCGTGGTGCGCGAAGCCATCGAAGCGGCGGTTGTTCTGCTGGCCCCCATCGTGCCTCACATCTGCCACCGCCTGTGGGCGGAACTGGGCCACAGCGACGCCGTCATCGATGCACCCTGGCCCGCTGTCGACGACGCCGCCCTGGTGCGCAACACCATTGAAATGGCCGTACAGGTTAACGGTAAACTGCGGGGCACCATTGAAGTGGCCGCCGACGCCGATGCAGAATCCATTAAGGCCTTGGCCCGGAGTCAGGAAAACGTCCAACGCTTTATCGACGGCCTGACCATCCGCAAGGAAATTGTGGTGCCCAAAAAACTGGTGAATATCGTTGCGAACTAA
- the lptE gene encoding LPS assembly lipoprotein LptE, whose protein sequence is MRTKPLLPAALLVLFSLALSGCGFALRGNVSVPAQLQPVFIETSRESIELKDSLKRQLAINAVKVTTRRKEAALILRMELLDQDTRSVALDNEARDAEYALFESARIMLLNIQGETLRGPRTLQQRRVIVNDPDNPVGEETESEIVRSEMLEQLSIRIAQQLEYWSKQLVETP, encoded by the coding sequence TTGCGAACTAAACCGCTCCTCCCTGCTGCTTTACTCGTGCTGTTCAGCCTCGCGCTGAGCGGCTGCGGCTTTGCCCTGCGGGGCAATGTGTCGGTACCTGCCCAGCTGCAACCGGTATTTATCGAGACTAGTCGGGAAAGCATCGAGCTCAAGGACTCGCTCAAGCGCCAACTGGCCATCAACGCGGTGAAGGTCACCACCCGCCGCAAGGAAGCCGCGCTGATCCTGCGTATGGAATTACTCGACCAGGACACCCGCAGCGTCGCCCTGGACAACGAAGCCCGTGACGCCGAGTACGCCCTGTTTGAATCTGCCAGAATCATGCTGCTCAATATTCAGGGCGAGACCCTGCGCGGACCACGCACGCTACAGCAACGCCGCGTTATTGTTAATGACCCGGACAACCCGGTCGGGGAAGAGACTGAATCGGAGATTGTGCGCAGCGAAATGCTGGAGCAGCTCAGTATCCGCATTGCCCAGCAGTTGGAATACTGGAGCAAGCAATTGGTCGAGACCCCCTGA
- the holA gene encoding DNA polymerase III subunit delta: MRLRPEQLPAHLEKSLHTAYLVTGDELLLTQECCDQIRRACRTQGIDEREVLEVDRSFDWNQLLAAGNSLSLFAERKLIELRLGTVKMDQKSSAALQEYLQHSDGSNILLVSCGRLDSRSMNAKWVKALDGAGAVIQVWPVERRQLGPWIAQRMQSRGMQADRAAIELLADRVEGNLLAADQEIEKLRVLVGERPIDADIVASAVASSARYDVFKLIDAALAGNAGHALTMLNYLSAEGGEEIPMLGALCRELRTLYQCATAIEQGNGIERVLDNARVWDKRKALYKQCLQRHSSQALGNLLQLSARIDPALKGQSGENGKLLLTEMVAMLAGRPFLPN, encoded by the coding sequence ATGCGCCTGCGCCCAGAGCAACTCCCGGCGCACCTGGAAAAATCCCTCCACACCGCCTACCTGGTCACTGGTGACGAACTGTTGCTCACGCAGGAGTGCTGTGACCAGATTCGCCGCGCCTGCCGCACACAAGGAATCGACGAGCGGGAAGTGCTTGAAGTCGATCGCAGCTTCGACTGGAATCAATTGCTCGCCGCCGGCAACAGCCTGTCGCTGTTTGCCGAGCGCAAGTTGATCGAGCTGCGCCTGGGCACCGTCAAAATGGACCAGAAAAGTTCTGCCGCCCTGCAGGAATACCTTCAGCACAGCGACGGCAGCAATATCCTGCTGGTCAGTTGCGGTCGCCTCGACAGCCGCAGCATGAACGCCAAATGGGTCAAAGCACTCGATGGCGCGGGCGCGGTGATTCAAGTGTGGCCGGTGGAGCGGCGCCAGCTGGGCCCGTGGATTGCCCAGCGTATGCAGTCCCGTGGCATGCAAGCCGATCGCGCTGCCATAGAACTGCTGGCTGACCGGGTGGAGGGCAACCTGCTGGCCGCCGACCAGGAAATCGAAAAACTCCGGGTACTGGTGGGAGAGCGCCCTATTGACGCCGACATCGTCGCCAGCGCCGTGGCCAGCAGTGCCCGCTACGACGTTTTCAAACTCATCGATGCCGCCCTGGCGGGCAACGCCGGCCACGCCCTGACCATGTTGAACTACCTCAGCGCGGAAGGCGGCGAGGAAATCCCCATGCTGGGCGCCCTGTGCCGAGAGCTGCGCACCCTTTATCAATGCGCGACCGCCATTGAGCAGGGCAATGGCATCGAGCGAGTGCTGGACAATGCTCGGGTCTGGGACAAACGCAAAGCCCTTTATAAGCAGTGTTTGCAGCGCCACTCAAGCCAAGCACTTGGCAACCTGCTGCAATTGTCTGCACGGATCGACCCCGCCCTGAAGGGCCAAAGCGGGGAAAATGGCAAGTTGCTGCTCACCGAAATGGTGGCAATGCTGGCCGGCCGACCTTTTCTGCCAAACTGA
- a CDS encoding TonB-dependent receptor family protein, protein MSRCHPLFPHRALWFSLSLPLAATAQAADGQKKNLETLTVYGQESKLELEAEQSLTPGGVTLLDSADLFQRGAANLADMLRYVPGLWVASGSTGDGSYFSSRGSNLDAVSYDGNGVRLMQDGLPITAADGNNHNRTIDPLSTRYAVVARGANAMTYGAATLGGAIDFITPTARDSAPMEFYYTGGSDNLQQGRLTAGTVQGQFDGLITLESRNWDGYRDHQEQDRLGVYSNAGWQFSDAVSTRVYFQQISNDQELPGALTRAQWKDDPEQANPSNEVGHFLLNVDSWRLANKTVWDIDEQTSLTAGIAYEEQDLYHPIVFSPFFSLLIDTKQTNTATTLRYNARRGDHDVMVGLNYGVTEVEGGNYSHVAGVRTTRSTKVDNDAESLELFVVDRWKFTPQWTAVIGAQFVDATREIRNETVSSGTVRDPKGDYDSINPRVGVIYQINDEIALFANLSKLYEAPTLYELEDDARGNQETLNAMQGTVAEIGSRGSQKLGTASSWNWDVSLYLAHLEDEILSRDDPSAPGTSLSINAEDTLHGGLEALFSARVALGQSGVHSLNPTLNLTLNEFSFDGDRAYGDNELPVAPRHFIKGELLYRHSNGFFAGPTFDIVDERYADFANNYVVEGYELLGLRIGYSRETWEVWGELRNLTDKDYITQVSVKDSIDPSTDPAILTPGEGRAFYFGVRFQL, encoded by the coding sequence ATGTCGCGTTGTCACCCCCTCTTTCCGCACCGAGCACTGTGGTTCAGTCTAAGCCTGCCGCTGGCCGCTACTGCCCAAGCCGCAGACGGTCAGAAAAAAAACCTGGAAACCCTGACGGTTTACGGTCAGGAGAGCAAACTCGAACTGGAAGCGGAGCAGTCACTGACACCTGGCGGTGTCACTCTGCTCGACAGCGCCGACCTGTTCCAACGGGGCGCGGCAAATCTGGCCGACATGCTGCGCTATGTGCCCGGCCTGTGGGTGGCCAGCGGTTCCACTGGTGACGGCAGTTACTTTTCCAGCCGCGGCTCCAACCTCGATGCCGTCAGCTATGACGGCAATGGTGTGCGCCTGATGCAAGACGGCCTGCCCATTACGGCCGCCGACGGCAACAATCATAACCGTACCATCGACCCCCTCAGCACCCGCTATGCCGTGGTCGCCCGGGGAGCCAATGCCATGACCTATGGCGCTGCCACCCTGGGGGGCGCCATCGACTTCATTACCCCGACTGCCCGCGACTCAGCACCAATGGAGTTTTACTACACCGGCGGCAGCGACAACCTGCAACAGGGCCGCCTGACCGCCGGCACCGTACAGGGCCAATTCGACGGCCTGATCACCCTGGAGTCACGCAATTGGGACGGCTATCGGGACCACCAGGAGCAAGATCGTCTCGGGGTGTACAGCAACGCCGGGTGGCAGTTCAGTGACGCGGTCAGCACCCGGGTGTACTTCCAGCAAATCAGCAATGACCAAGAGCTGCCTGGCGCCCTGACCCGTGCCCAATGGAAGGATGACCCAGAGCAGGCCAACCCCAGCAATGAAGTGGGTCATTTTCTGCTAAACGTGGACAGCTGGCGCCTGGCAAATAAAACCGTTTGGGATATCGACGAGCAAACCAGTCTGACTGCGGGCATCGCCTATGAAGAGCAGGACCTGTATCACCCAATTGTGTTCAGCCCCTTCTTCAGCCTGCTGATCGACACCAAGCAGACCAACACCGCTACTACCCTGCGGTACAACGCCCGGCGTGGCGACCATGATGTAATGGTCGGTCTTAATTACGGCGTTACCGAGGTTGAAGGCGGCAACTACAGCCACGTTGCCGGGGTGCGCACGACCCGCAGCACGAAGGTGGATAACGACGCCGAAAGCCTGGAGCTGTTTGTCGTGGATCGCTGGAAGTTTACGCCCCAGTGGACCGCAGTCATCGGCGCTCAGTTTGTTGACGCCACCCGAGAGATTCGCAACGAGACAGTGTCATCAGGCACCGTGCGCGATCCCAAGGGGGATTACGACAGCATTAACCCCCGCGTCGGCGTGATTTACCAAATCAACGACGAGATCGCCCTGTTCGCCAACCTCAGCAAACTCTATGAGGCGCCAACCCTGTACGAGCTGGAAGACGACGCCCGGGGCAATCAAGAAACCTTGAACGCCATGCAAGGCACGGTGGCCGAGATCGGCAGCCGGGGCAGCCAAAAGCTGGGCACGGCAAGCAGCTGGAACTGGGACGTCTCGCTGTACCTGGCTCACCTGGAGGACGAAATTCTGTCTCGGGACGACCCGTCCGCTCCCGGCACCAGCTTGTCAATCAATGCCGAGGATACCCTCCACGGCGGGCTGGAAGCCCTGTTCAGCGCTCGTGTTGCCCTGGGCCAGAGTGGCGTTCACAGTCTGAACCCCACACTCAACCTGACCCTGAACGAGTTTTCGTTTGACGGCGACCGGGCTTACGGCGACAACGAGTTGCCCGTCGCCCCACGGCATTTCATCAAGGGTGAGCTGCTCTACCGCCACAGTAATGGTTTCTTTGCCGGCCCGACCTTTGACATTGTCGATGAACGCTATGCCGACTTTGCCAACAACTACGTGGTTGAAGGCTACGAATTACTGGGCCTGCGGATCGGCTACAGCCGGGAAACCTGGGAAGTCTGGGGTGAGCTGCGCAATCTCACCGACAAAGACTACATTACCCAGGTCAGCGTGAAAGACAGTATCGATCCAAGCACCGACCCGGCAATTCTGACACCGGGAGAGGGTCGCGCCTTTTACTTCGGCGTGCGCTTCCAGCTATAG